The Rhodoferax ferrireducens T118 DNA segment CCGCAATGTGCTCTCGCAGCTTGATCTGGGCCTGCAGTTGGCCGACAAGCCTTATGAGCGCGAGCTGGCGCGCTGGCAGGGGCGCCTCGCCGAGCTGATGCGCGATCCGCGCTTCAAGGGCCGCTCGCTGGTCTGCGCGTTTGAAGGCGCAGACGCCGCTGGCAAAGGTGGAGCCATCCGGCGCATTGCAGGCGCCCTGGACGCGCGCCAATACCAGGTGATTGCAGTGGCAGCGCCGACCGATGAAGAGCGGGCACAACCGCATCTGTGGCGCTTTTGGCGCCACCTGCCGCGCCACGGCCATGCGACCATTTTTGACCGCACCTGGTACGGCCGGGTGCTGGTGGAACGGGTGGAGGGCCTTTGCGCGGAACACGACTGGCTGCGCGCTTACACCGAGATCAATGACTTTGAGCATGAGATGGCCGAGGCCGGGGTGGTGGTGGTCAAGTTCTGGCTGCAGATCAGCCAGGCGGAGCAACTTGAACGCTTCAAGGCGCGCGAGCAGGTTGAATTCAAGCGCTTCAAGATCACCGAGGAAGACTGGCGCAACCGCGACAAATGGGACGCCTACCAGCAGGCGATTTGCGACATGGTGGAGCGCACCAGCACCGGCAACGCGCCCTGGACCCTGGTGGAGGCGAATGACAAAAACTATGCGCGCATCAAAATCTTGCGCACGCTGTGTGAACGCCTGCAGGCCGAATTTGACAACACGCCGCAGGTGGACGCCGCAGTCGGTCGCCAGAAGACGGACAAACCCGCCAAGCACAAGAACGCCGGCAAAAAGTCGGCCAAGTGAGTTTGATCAGGCTTCTGATTCACGGCCCGGATGACACATCTTGCGTTCGAATGATT contains these protein-coding regions:
- the pap gene encoding polyphosphate:AMP phosphotransferase; amino-acid sequence: MFESAEIGHKIGKAAYREAVPLLRAALLEAQVDLFADKKIPVLVLISGQDGAGKGETINVLYEWMDPRFMATLAFSEPTDEERERPPMWRYWRQLPPKGRIGIFAGSWYSDPIRERIQGDISLKELDARAEQINRFEAMLVNEGALVLKFWFHLTKQGQKDRLKALEADPHTAWRVTQWNWDRLKTYDKLQDVAGHLLRITNTPWAPWVVVEGADDRYRSLTVGQVLLAALKSRLADTEPQESPVAPMVRVDTDGRNVLSQLDLGLQLADKPYERELARWQGRLAELMRDPRFKGRSLVCAFEGADAAGKGGAIRRIAGALDARQYQVIAVAAPTDEERAQPHLWRFWRHLPRHGHATIFDRTWYGRVLVERVEGLCAEHDWLRAYTEINDFEHEMAEAGVVVVKFWLQISQAEQLERFKAREQVEFKRFKITEEDWRNRDKWDAYQQAICDMVERTSTGNAPWTLVEANDKNYARIKILRTLCERLQAEFDNTPQVDAAVGRQKTDKPAKHKNAGKKSAK